A stretch of Fusobacterium massiliense DNA encodes these proteins:
- a CDS encoding hemagglutinin repeat-containing protein, producing TGIVSGLASNQGTKLPTSAVNKNNSNDDDDDDDNDKNNQTNTVGKDNLKAAQATNNFYANVGVNFGYTKSSSKTNSHNESAVVTTIRGKDENSSITYNAVKNVEYVGTQAQDTKFIYNNVENITKKAVELNNSYSSTGKSSGISTGVTIGYGDGIQTEGNGVSISASKSKMNTNGTTYQNGRFVNVDEVHNNTKNMTLSGFNQEGGTVTGNIENLTIESKQNTSITKGRTIGGSLSIAPNGMPSGSANYSQTNGERRVVDNASTFIIGDGSNLKAGKVENTASAIGTSGNGKLSIDEYVGHDLENVDKLKTVGGSVGVSASGITSLGVNYSDRKQEGITKNTVIGNVEIGKSSGDEINKDLDTMTEITEDRDFKTDINIESQTIKYALNPGQFKEDLQKAKNEIHDIYHAVDSTVNLQGKEDRNILEQLGEVRQAKTIYNVIDSRLQEAENQEDIAKAFEGVSEDLDYKVKVIYTDPSKSPQLIGVDKKGNTYIKNGTAYVDKKTGIGYILVNTKSPANSTKAGVIGTIAEEQSHVIGKKEGRQKVVPDGSEKGLESLGKPTNDYFKKQYSKNDKAIELKSDGKDYSNVDFGEHVGDSGGFAELKGIFLDKIVGTEDTLISAKDYLPMEFQIREKKIKNILEKEKNNISSKMVHEELIKLGQVGGQNIIKNKYEGIYVLENEDIRKQFFDEKDNLRLDKFDPENWGKIENSKKFKEGVEEVRKKSQEYYLKNKNIIKTEAIAKINTVVKLAGDTDIFTDNDLKFALGKTTITSRIIIDRGVPYLRYNLTDKFQDPADINIEWGKPYQMLGPSRIIPLFDVMGLEK from the coding sequence ACAGGAATAGTTAGTGGACTTGCTTCTAATCAAGGAACAAAACTTCCTACAAGTGCTGTTAATAAAAATAATTCTAATGATGATGACGATGATGATGATAATGATAAAAATAATCAAACTAATACTGTTGGTAAAGATAATCTAAAAGCTGCACAAGCAACTAATAACTTCTATGCAAATGTAGGAGTGAATTTTGGTTATACTAAATCAAGTTCTAAAACAAATTCGCATAATGAAAGTGCAGTTGTAACAACAATAAGGGGAAAAGATGAAAATTCAAGTATAACTTACAATGCTGTAAAGAATGTTGAATATGTTGGAACACAAGCACAAGATACTAAATTTATCTATAATAATGTAGAAAATATTACTAAAAAAGCTGTTGAATTAAATAATTCATATTCATCTACTGGTAAAAGTAGTGGAATATCAACAGGAGTAACTATAGGTTATGGAGATGGAATACAAACTGAAGGAAATGGAGTAAGTATTTCAGCTTCTAAATCAAAAATGAATACCAATGGAACTACTTACCAAAATGGTAGATTTGTAAATGTAGATGAAGTACATAATAATACAAAGAATATGACTCTTTCTGGATTTAACCAAGAAGGTGGAACAGTTACTGGAAATATAGAAAATCTAACTATTGAAAGTAAACAAAATACATCTATAACAAAAGGAAGAACAATAGGAGGAAGTCTAAGTATAGCACCAAATGGAATGCCATCAGGAAGTGCAAATTATTCACAAACAAATGGAGAAAGAAGAGTTGTAGATAATGCAAGTACTTTCATAATAGGAGATGGAAGTAATTTAAAAGCAGGTAAGGTAGAAAATACAGCTTCTGCGATAGGAACAAGTGGAAATGGAAAACTATCAATAGATGAATATGTAGGACATGACTTAGAAAATGTAGATAAATTAAAAACAGTAGGTGGTTCAGTAGGAGTATCAGCTTCTGGAATAACAAGTCTAGGAGTAAATTATTCTGATAGAAAACAAGAAGGGATAACAAAGAATACAGTAATAGGTAATGTAGAAATAGGAAAATCTTCTGGAGATGAAATCAATAAAGATTTAGATACAATGACAGAGATAACAGAAGATAGAGATTTTAAAACAGATATAAATATAGAATCTCAAACTATTAAGTATGCTTTAAATCCAGGTCAATTTAAAGAAGATTTACAAAAAGCCAAAAATGAAATACATGATATTTACCATGCAGTAGATAGTACAGTAAATTTACAAGGAAAAGAAGACAGAAATATATTAGAACAACTTGGAGAAGTAAGACAGGCTAAAACAATATATAATGTGATAGATTCAAGATTACAAGAAGCAGAAAATCAGGAAGATATAGCAAAAGCCTTTGAAGGAGTATCAGAAGATTTAGATTACAAGGTAAAGGTAATCTATACAGACCCAAGTAAATCTCCACAATTAATTGGAGTAGATAAAAAAGGAAATACTTATATAAAGAATGGAACAGCTTATGTAGATAAGAAAACAGGAATAGGATATATTCTAGTAAATACTAAATCACCAGCTAATAGTACAAAAGCAGGAGTAATAGGAACAATAGCTGAAGAGCAAAGCCATGTAATAGGAAAGAAAGAAGGAAGACAAAAAGTAGTTCCAGATGGAAGTGAAAAAGGATTAGAAAGTTTAGGAAAGCCAACAAATGATTACTTTAAGAAACAATATAGTAAGAATGATAAAGCCATAGAATTAAAGAGTGATGGAAAAGATTATTCTAATGTTGATTTTGGAGAACATGTTGGGGATAGTGGAGGATTTGCTGAGTTAAAAGGAATATTTTTAGACAAAATAGTTGGGACAGAAGACACATTAATATCAGCAAAAGATTATTTACCAATGGAATTTCAAATTAGAGAAAAAAAAATAAAAAATATTTTAGAAAAAGAAAAGAACAACATTTCTTCCAAAATGGTACATGAAGAATTAATAAAGTTAGGTCAAGTAGGAGGACAAAATATTATAAAAAACAAATATGAAGGTATTTATGTTCTAGAAAACGAGGATATAAGAAAACAATTTTTTGATGAAAAGGACAATTTACGTTTAGATAAATTTGATCCAGAGAATTGGGGAAAAATTGAAAATAGTAAAAAATTTAAAGAAGGAGTTGAAGAAGTACGAAAAAAATCTCAAGAATATTATTTAAAAAATAAAAATATTATAAAAACTGAAGCAATAGCTAAAATAAATACAGTTGTAAAGCTTGCTGGAGATACAGATATTTTTACAGACAATGATTTAAAATTTGCTTTAGGGAAGACAACGATAACAAGTAGAATTATCATTGATAGAGGAGTTCCTTATTTAAGATATAATTTAACAGATAAATTTCAGGATCCCGCAGATATAAATATTGAATGGGGAAAACCATATCAAATGCTTGGACCTTCTAGAATTATTCCTTTATTTGATGTAATGGGGTTAGAAAAATGA